The Thioalkalivibrio sulfidiphilus HL-EbGr7 genome includes the window CATCATGATCCCCACCCCCGCGCCCGCATCCGAGGCACGCCCGCGCCGTGAGCCTGCCCGGGAGATCGTCTGGTCCCAGGATCCGGCCCTGGTGGCCATGCAGCAGGAGATCGAGACCCTGCGGGGCATGCTCCAGGACCAGCTGGCCAGCTTTGCCTGGAATGACCTGAAGCGTCGTGACCCACACCGCGCCCAGCTGATCAAGCGTCTCGGCGCCCTGGGTCTCGACGAGGCCCTGTCCCAGGAGATCGCCGAGGGCGTGCGCCAGATTCAGAGTCCGGAACAGGCCTGGCGCGAGGGGCTCTACGGCCTGGCCACGCGCATCCCGGTGGCCGGTGAGGCTTTGCTTGACGGGGAGGGTGTCATCGCCCTGGTGGGACCGAGCGGCGTGGGCAAGACCACCACCGTGGCCAAGCTCGCGGCCCGTCATGTGCAGCGTCACGGGCGCGGTTCCATCGCGCTGGTGACCACCGATGCCTATCGCATCGGCGCTTATCGTCAATTGCAGACCTTCGGTCAGATCCTCGGCGTGCCGGTCCATCTGGCGCAGACAGGGCGCCAGTTGGGCGATATCCTATTGGGGCTTGGCGACAAGCAACGGATCTTCGTGGATACCGCCGGCATGAGCCAGCGGGACCTGCGCCTGGCGGAGGAGATGGCCGGGCTGGCGGCCATTCCGCGTCTGCGCACGCTACTGGTGGTGGCCGCCAATGCCCAGCAGGCGGTACTGGAAGAAACCTTCCGCGCCTTCGGTCATTTGCCGCTCACCGGCGCCGTGCTCACCAAGGTGGACGAGGCCGCCAGTCTCGGACCGGTACTCTCCGCCCTGAGTCACGGCGATCTACCCCTGCTCTATGTGAGCGAAGGGCAGCGGGTACCGGAGGACCTGCAACCGGCACGGGTGCAGCGCCTGGTGAGTCGCGCGGTGTCCCTGGCCTCGGACCGACAGCAACGCGCCCGCGGGCTCCGCCCGTCCATGGCGCCCCGGAAAGTGAATCGACACGCCCATGCCCAGATACAGTGATCAGGTCAACGATCAGGCCGATGGTCTGCGCCGCATGAACGCGCCGCGTCCCGTGCAGGTGATCGCGGTGGCCAGCGGCAAGGGCGGCGTGGGCAAGACCAATGTCTCCGTAAACCTGTCCGTGGCGCTTGCCCAGGGTGGGCGCTCGGTGATGCTCATGGACGCGGACCTGGGGCTCGCCAACGTGGACGTGCTGCTGGGCCTGCAGCCCCGGGCCAACCTCTCCCACGTGCTCAAGGGAGACCTGGGCCTGGACGAGATCCTGGTGGATGGGCCCGCCGGCATCACCATCGTGCCCGCCGCCTCGGGCGTGGCGCGCATGGCCGGGCTGGATCCGGCCGAGCACGTCGGCATCATCCGCGCCTTCAGTGAGCTGAGCCGTCCGGTGGACGTGCTCATCGTGGATACCGCCGCTGGCCTGCATGATAGCGTGCTGAGCTTCTGCCGCGCCGTGCAGGAGGTGCTGGTGGTGGTCTGCGACGAGCCGGCCTCAATCACCGATGCCTACGCCCTGATCAAGGTGCTGAGCCGGGATCACGGCATCAGCCGCATGCGCGTGGTGGCCAACATGGTGCGTGGTCCCGACGAGGGCAGGCAGTTGTTCGCCAAGCTGGTGGCCGTGTGCGACCGGTTCCTGGACGTGACCCTGGACTACGCCGGGGCCATCCCCCACGACGAATACCTGCGCAAGGCCGTGCAGCGCCAGAAGGCGGTCACCGAGGCCTATCCGTCCAGCCCGGCGGCGCGCGCATTCAAGGAATTGGCCCGCAAGGCCGATACATGGCCCATACCCGCCGGTGGAAGCGGGCGCATCGAGTTCTTTGTTGAGCGGCTGGTGGGTTCGGGCTCTAATGACAGGGAGGCCCTGTCATTAACGGATTAGCCGCCATGTACTCGAGCGAACTCCTGGACCGCAACCGCCTGGTGGATGCGCATGTGCCGCTGGTCAAGCGCATTGCCTACCACCTGCTGGGTCGGCTGCCTTCCAGCGTGCAGGTGGACGACCTGATCCAGGCCGGTGTGGTGGGTCTGCTCGAGGCAGCGCAGCAGTACGACGCGACCCAGGGGGCCAGTTTCGAGACCTATGCGGGGATCCGCATCCGCGGCGCCATGCTCGACGAGGTGCGACGCTCCGACTGGACGCCGCGCTCGGTACATCGCAACGCGCGCCGGGTGAGCGAGGCCATGCGCCTGGTGGAGAACCGCCTGGGCCGCGAGGCGCAGCCGGCGGAGGTGGCCGCGGAACTGGGCGTGAGCCTGGACGAGTACCAGCACATGGTCAGCGATGCCGCCTCCTGCAAGGTGCTGAGCTTCGAGGACATCTTCGAGCCGGACTCCGAGGGCGAGGACCTGCTGCCCGGGGACGAGCCGAGCCCCTTCGAGGCCCTGCAGTCCGATGGTTTCAGGGCGGCGCTGGCCCGGGAGGTGGGCGCGCTGCCGGAGCGTGAGCGGCTGGTGATGTCGCTCTATTACGACGACGAACTCAACCTGCGTGAGATCGGCGAGGTGCTCGGTGTCAGCGAGTCCCGGGTCTGCCAGCTCCACGGCCAGGCCCTGGTGCGCCTGCGGGCGCGCATGAGCGACTGGACCGGTCATTCGAGCGAGCAGAAATGAATTATTGACCTGCGCGGCAGTGATGCCACGCGGGGCGTGAGATTGAATCACTTCAACCCCCGGTTCCCCCAGGGTCAGCCGGATGCAATCTGAATCAGGCGGAGGTCAGTGTGGACAAGAATATGAAGATCCTGATCGTGGACGATTTCTCCACGATGCGACGCATCATCAAGAATCTGCTGCGGGATCTCGGCTTCAACAACACCAGCGAGGCCGATGACGGTAGCACGGCCCTGCCCATGCTGCAGAACGGCAACTTCGACTTCCTGATCACCGACTGGAACATGCCCAACATGCCGGGCATCGACCTGCTCAAGGCCGTGCGCGCCGACGAAAAACTCAAGACCATGCCGGTGCTGCTGGTGACCGCCGAGGCCAAGCGCGAGCAGATCGTCGAGGCCGCCCAGGCCGGGGTCAACGGCTACATCATCAAGCCGTTCACCGCCGAAACCCTGCGCGAGAAGATCGAGAAGATCTTCGAACGCATCAACGCGGGGGGCTGAGCGACATGGACACGCCGGGCTTGGAGGAGAAGGCCGCCGAGATCAAGGCCCAGCAGCTGCAGAAGGCCCGTCAGCTGGTCAGCCACATCGAGGCCGGTGACGAGGAATCTGCCGCCCGGCTGATCGAGGAACTGGGCCGCATGCACGAGAGCCTGCTGTTCCAGGAGCTGGGTAGGCTGACCCGGGATCTGCATGAGGCCCTCAATGCATTCCGTCTGGACTCGCGTCTCTCCGAGCTGACCCAGACCGACATCCCGGACGCCAAGGAACGACTCAACTACGTGGTCAGCCTGACCGAGGATGCGGCACACCGCACCCTCAATGCCGTGGAAGCGAGCCTGCCCATGTCGGAGCAACTCTCCAGCCGGGCAGGCGATCTGGCCCGGCACTGGCAGCGTTTCCGTGCACGCGAGCTCTCCGCCGAGGAATTCAGGCAGCTGAGCGGGGAACTGGGCGAGTTCCTGGCCCGGGTGCACGACGATGCCGAGGCCATCCGCCGCAATCTGTCCGACGTGCTCATGGCCCAGGACTTCCAGGATCTGACCGGACAGGTGATCCGCCGTGTCATCAACCTGGTGCAGGACGTGGAGCAAAACCTGGTGGGCCTGGTGCGCATCTCCGGCGAGCGGCTCTCCACGCCGGATCAGAAAAAAATGCAGGACAAGCGCGCCGAGGATCAGAACAAGGGTATGGGTCCGGCGGTGCCGGGCACCGCCGGTGCCAGCGATGTGGTCAGCGGCCAGGACGACGTGGACGATCTGCTGTCCAGCCTGGGATTCTGAGCACGTTGCCAAGCGCATAACGAGAAGGGGTAGGGGATGAGTCTGGATAGCGATGACGAGATTCTGCAGGACTTTCTGGTGGAGGCCGGGGAACTGCTGGAAGGGCTCAGTGAGCAGCTGGTGGAACTGGAGCGCAACCCCACCGACCGTGACCTGCTCAATGCGGTGTTTCGCAGCTTCCACACCATCAAGGGCGGCGCGGGATTCCTCAATCTCACCCACCTGGTGGCGGTGTGCCACCGGGCCGAAGACGTGTTCAACGTGCTGCGCCAGGGCCAGCGCCAGGTGGATGGCGCGCTCATGGACGCCGTGCTGCAGGTGCTGGACGTGGTCAACCGCATGTTCGGCGAGATCCGCGGCGGCGTCGAGCCGGGGCCCGCGGATCCCGAGCTGCTGACGCGGCTGGAATCCATGACCGGGCCCGCGGACGCCGCGCCTGCGCCGTCTCCCGTCGCCGAGGCGCCTCCGCCCGCCCCCGAGCCTGCCCCGCCTGTGTCTGCCAGCCCTGCCGTGCCGGCCGGCGATGGCGACATCACCGACGAGGAATTCGAGGCCCTCCTGGATGCCATGCAGTCCGGTGGCAGCGCGCCCGCGCTGGCCGCAGCACCGGCCGCTTCGCACAAGAGCGACGAGATCACTGAGGACGAATTCGAGAGCCTGCTGGACGAACTGCACGGCAAGGGCAATGCGCCTGTCGAGAGCAAGGCCTCACCCCCGGCCGCAGGCAGCTCCGCGGACCCGGATCTGATCAGCGAGGATGAATTCGAGCACCTGCTGGACGAACTGCACGGCAAGGGCAAGGCACCGGTCGTGGCGTCTGCCAAGGCCGCGCCCGCCGCTGCTGCACCACCCGCCGCGAAGCCGGCTGCTGCGCCTGCCCCTGCCGCCGCCCCCGCCGCCGCCCCCGCCGCTGCGACCCCTGCGACCCAGGCACAGCCCGCCGCAGAGACCTCGGTGCGCGTGGACACCAAGCGCCTGGACGACATCATGAACCTGGTGGGCGAACTGGTGCTGGTGCGCAACCGTCTGGCCACCCTGCGTTCCAAGATGTCCGACGAGCAGGTGGCCAAGGCGGTCAGCAACCTGGACATCGTCACCGCCGACCTGCAGGCGGCGGTGATGAAGACGCGCATGCAGCCCATCAAGAAGGTGTTCGGGCGCTTCCCCCGGGTGGTGCGCGACCTGGCCCGCAGCCTCAACAAGGAGATCGATCTGGAGTTGCGCGGCGAGGAGACCGATCTGGACAAGAACCTGGTGGAGGCCCTGGCCGATCCGCTGGTGCACCTGGTGCGCAACGCCGTGGACCACGGCATCGAGTCCCCCGAGGAGCGGGTCGCCGCCGGCAAGTCCCGCACCGGACACGTGGTGCTGTCCGCCGAGCAGGAGGGCGACCACATCCTGCTGACCATCGCCGATGACGGCAAGGGCATGGATCCGGACGTGCTGCGCGCCAAGGCCGTGGAGAAGGGGCTCATGGACGAGGATGCGGCCCAGCGCATGACCGACCAGGATGCCTTCAACGTCATCTTCATGGCGGGCTTCTCCACCAAGGAGGCCATCTCCGACATCTCCGGTCGCGGCGTCGGCATGGATGTGGTGAAGACCCGTATCGCGCAATTGAACGGCACCATCGAGATCGATTCCAAAAAGGGTCAGGGCAGCACCCTGCGCATCAAGGTGCCGCTCACCCTGGCCATCCTGCCCACCCTCATGGTGGTGCTGGGCAACCAGCGTTTCGCCCTGCCGCTGGCCAATGTGAGCGAGATCTTCGACCTGGATCTGTCCCGCACCAACCACGTGGATGACCAGGAGGTGATCATGGTGCGCAACCAGGCCCTGCCGCTGTATTACCTGCGCCGCTGGCTGGCCCGCAGCGATGCGCCCAAGGTGAACCGCGAGACGCAGCACGTGGTGGTGGTGTTCGTGGGCAACCGGCGCGTGGGTTTCGTGGTGGACAGCCTGATCGGCCAGGAAGAGGTGGTGATCAAACCCCTCGGCGCCTCGCTGCACGGACTGCCGGGCTTCGCCGGTGCCACCATCACCGGCGATGGCGGCATCGCCCTGATCCTGGACGTGCCCAGCCTGCTCAAGGCCTACGCGCGGCGTTTCTGATGACTGCATCCATGCCGCGTGACGTGCACGCGACACGCGAGCGGCAACACTGAGGAGATGGTTTAGATGGCGGTACGCGCACTGGTGGTGGACGATTCGGGTTTCTTCCGACGTCGTATCGTCGAGATCCTCGATGCCGATCCGGGCATCGAGGTGGTGGGTACCGCCGCCAATGGCCAGGAGGCCATCGACGAGGCCGCCAGGCTGCGTCCCGACGTGATCGTCATGGACATCGAGATGCCGGTGATGGACGGTATCACCGCCGTGCGTCGCATCATGGCGCGCCAGCCGACCCCGATCCTGATGTTCTCCTCGCTCACCTTCGAGGGGGCCAAGGCCACCCTGGATGCCCTGGACGCCGGTGCCGCGGACTTCCTGCCCAAGCGTTTCGAGGACATCTCCCGGGATCAGCAGGAGGCACGCCAGGTGCTTTGTCGGCGGGTCCGCACCCTCGGCATGCGCCGGGTCCGTCCCGCCCCGGCAGTGCCCGGCACGGCGGCCCCGGCCGCGGCAAGAGCCGCCACCACGGCCCCAGCCGCGGGTGCCCCGCCTGCGCGCGTCGATCGCAGCCCGGTACGCATGCGGGATTTCCGCGCGGTGCTGATCGGCACCTCCACCGGCGGACCGGTGGCGCTGCAGAAGGTACTCACCGCACTGCCGGCCAATTTCCCCTTGCCCCTGCTGCTGGTGCAGCACATGCCGGCCAGCTTCACGCCGGCCTTTGCCCAGCGCCTGGATTCCCTGTGCGCCATCCGCGTCAAGGAGGCCGCCGACGGTGATGTGTTGCAGCCGGGGCTTGCCCTGCTCGCACCCGGCGGTCTGCAGATGGTGGTGGAGTCCCGGGGCGGGCAGCAGCGTGTACGCATCGTCGAGAGCGAAGCCGGCCAGCACTACCGTCCCTGCGTGGACGTGACCTTCAAGTCCGCCGCGCCGGTGTTCGGCGGCCAGGTGCTGGCGATCATCATGACCGGCATGGGCGCCGACGGCCGCGAGGGCGTGCGTGCGCTCAAGCAACTGGGCGCCAGGGTCTGGGCCCAGGACGAGGAGAGCTGCGTAGTCTACGGCATGCCCGCCGCGGTGGCCGAGGCCGGCCTGGCGGACCGTATCCTGCCCCTGTCCCAGATCGGGCCCCTGATGGCCAACGGTGTTTGATGCCTGAGTCATATCACAACGGGATGAGCCCATGGACATCCTGAGTCTCATCGGCGTGTTGCTGGCCCTGGTGGCCATCATCGGCGGCTCCATCGCCAAGGGCAGCGGTCTCGAGGCCCTGTGGAATGCTGCCGCCTTCGTCATCGTGGTGGTGGGCACCATCGCCGCGGCCCTGATGCAGACCCGGCTCAAGGTGTTCATGCACGCGCTCAAGATCTTTCCCTGGGTGTTCATGGCGCCGCGCATTGATACCGAGGCGGCGATCGAGAAGCTGGTCAACTGGAGCCAGATCGCTCGCAAGGAGGGCCTGCTGGGGCTTGAGACCCTGGCCGAGCAGGAGCCGGATGCCTTCTCCGCCAAGGGCTTGCAGTTGCTGGTGGACGGCACCGAACCGGAGGCCATCCGCAACATCCTGGAGGTGGATCTCAACACCCGCGAGCAGTTCGACCTGCAGGGTGCCAAGGTCTACGAAAGCATGGGAGTCTATGCGCCCACCCTGGGCATCATCGGCGCGGTCATGGGCCTGATGGCGGTCATGCAGAACCTGGCTGATCCGAGCCGCCTGGGCGCGGGTATCGCCGCTGCCTTCGTGGCCACCATCTACGGCATCGCCTCCGCCAACCTGTTTTTCCTGCCCGTGGGCAACAAGCTCAAGAACACGGTGCAGAGCCAGAGCGCGTACCGGGAGATGATCATCGACGGGATCATCTCCATCGCCGAGGGCGAGAATCCGCGCAACATCGAAACCAAGCTCAGGGGCTACATGCTCTGAGGCCGGATCCGATCCGGCCCCGAGTGCGACCCCGAGACTGACACGACATGTCGAGACGCAGCAGAAAGCATCACGAGGAGCACGTCAACCACGAGGCGTGGGCGATCCCCTATGGGGATCTGATCACCCTGTTGCTGGCCTTCTTCGTGGTGATGTACGCCATCTCCTCGGTGAACGAGGGCAAGTACCGGGTGCTGTCCGATTCCCTGGTCGCCGCATTCCGGGCGCCACCCAAGTCCACCGAGCCGATCCAGATCGGCGAGGTCGGCCGGCCCGCGCCAGAAATGGAGCAGCAGCAGACCCGCAGCCTCGCGCCACTTGATCTGGGTGCGGCACCCGCGCAGCCGGGCGTCATTGACCGGGGCATGGATGACCTGCTGCGCGATGCGGAACTGGACGCCGACGAACTGCAGGCCGCTGCCGAGGGCATGAGCCGGCTGGCGGACGAGATCGAGCGGGCGATGCTGCCGCTCATGGACGCGGACCTGATCCGCATGCGCCGGGACCGTTTCTGGATCGAGGTGGAGATCAACACCAGCCTGCTGTTTGCCAGCGGCAGTGCCCAGCTGTCCAGCGAGGCCGTGCCGGTGCTGCAGCGTCTGGCCACCATCCTGCGGGATTTCCCGGCGCGCATCCAGGTGGAGGGCTTCACGGACACGGTGCCCATCAACACCCCCATCTTCCCGTCCAACTGGGAACTCTCCGCCGCCCGGGCCGCCAGCGTGGTGAACCTGTTCAGCCGCAATCAGCTGGACCCGACGCGCATGGCCGCCATCGGTTACGGGGAGTATCGCCCCATCGCGGACAACGACACCGCCGAGGGACGTCGCCAGAACCGGCGCGTGAGTATCGTGGTGCTGGCCGAACGCCGGCCACGCTCGGAGCGGGCGGTCGAGGCCGACGACCTGCGCGATGATCTCAACGAGATGGTCGATCCCCAGGACCGCAACGGAGGCACACGCTGATGCGTGTCTGGGCCGTGGCCAATCAGAAAGGCGGCGTGGGCAAGACCACCACCGCGGTGAGCCTGGGTGGGCTGCTGGCCGCCCGTGGCGAGAACACCCTGCTGGTGGACCTGGATCCCCACGGATCGCTGACCGCCTATTTCGGCATGGACCCGGAGAGCGGTACCGCTGGTGTCTATGACCTGTTCCGCCAGACCACGGCCGGCAGCGTGCATCCCGAGACCCTGGTGCATGAGACCCGTTTCCCCCATCTGCACGTGATGCCCGCATCCACCGCCATGGCCACCCTGGACCGGCAGCTGGGTGGTCGCGAAGGCATGGGCCTGGTGCTGCATCGCGCCCTGACCGCGATGTCGGACCGGTTTGACACCGTGATCCTGGATTGCCCGCCCATGTTGGGCGTGCTCATGGTCAATGCCCTGGCTGCCTGCAACCGCCTGCTGATCCCCGTGCAGACCGAGACCCTGGCACTCAAGGGCCTGGAACGCATGTTGCACACCCTGGACATGATCCAGCGTTCCCGGCGCATGAAGATGGATTACCTGGTGGTACCCACCATGTTCGATCGTCGTACCCGGGCCTCGGTGCAAAGCCTGCGTAAACTTCGCGCCGAACATGCCGATACCCTCTGGGAGGGCATGGTGCCCGTGGACACCCTGTTCCGCGAGGCCAGCACGGCGGGCATCCCTTTGCCGCTGATGCAGCCCGATGCGCGGGGCGTGGAGGCCTACGACTGGCTGCTGCGTCGCCTGGAACGAGATGAAAAACAGCACAGGGCGGCCTCATGAACCCACAACGGGACCCGGTACTCCTGGACGAGCGCGAGGCGCTGATCCGCTACCTGGACAGCCTGCTTCAGGAGATCCCTGAAGCGCCCCAGGAAGCAGAGCCGCAGACGCGCACCGAAATGCCTGTGTCTCAGCCGGCTGCCGTCGCGCCTGTCAGGGAGGCGCCGCCTGTGGCAGAGGTCAGGACCGAGGTGCCTGCCCCCGTGCAGGCACCCGTCGTCGAACCTGCGCCGGCACAGGTCCCGTCGCCCGAGGCAGGCCCGCCGGAATGGGGTCGTGAACGGTTCCAGTGTCTGGGTTTGCGGCTTGCCGGCCTGACGCTGGCGGTGCCGCTGGTGAAGCTCAATGGCATCATCGAAATGCCGGAAGAGATCACGCCCATGCCCGGCCATCAGCCCTGGTTCCTGGGCCTGGTGAAGCACCTGGATCGGCAGGTCAAGGTGGTGGATATCGCCCGCATCGTGCTGCCGGAGGGACGCGAGTACGCCCCCATCGAGGCGAGGCACGTGGTGCTCATGGACGACAGCCGATGGGGTATCGCCTGCGAGGGCATCACCGAGGTGATGACCCTGGAACCGGACGCGGTGCGCTGGCGAAGCAGTCGTGGCAAGCGTCCCTGGCTGGCCGGAACGGTCATCGAACAGATGTGTGCCATACTGGACGTGGACATTCTGGCCAGGGATCTCGCCACCGGTCAGTGGAGTGTATCCGCCGCACCCGCCCAGGCACGCAGGCGCTGATACATCCGCCACCGCAGCTGGATTTTGCAACGAGACAAGCCGGGGTTCGTCCCCGATCATCCACAGGACATGAGAAGCCAGAGGACAACACGATGAAACAGGAAGCCAAGGCCAGCGCCCGGGGACCGACCGCCCAGTACGTGACCTTCCGCCTCGCGGAAGAGACCTACGCCATCAACGTGATGCAGGTGCAGGAAGTGCTGCGGGTCAGCGAGATCGCGCCGGTGCCAGGTGCTCCCCATTACGTGCTGGGCATCGTCAACCTGCGTGGCAACGTGGTGACCGTCATCGACGCCCGTCGCCGCCTGGGCCTGGAGCCCCGGGAGCCCGATGACGCTTCCCGGGTGGTGATCATCGAGGTGAGCAACCAGGTGGTGGGCATCCTGGTGGACAGTGTGGCCGAGGTCATCGAACTGGGTACTGCAGAGATCGAGCCCGCGCCCAATGTCGGCAATGATGAGAGTTCCAAGTACATCCAGGGCGTGGCCAGCCGCGACGGCGAGCTGACCATCGTGGTGGATCTCAACAAGCTGCTCTCGGAAGAAGAGTGGGCGGAGATGGCCAGTCTGTAAGCCCGGCCCGAAACCGCCCGCAGGATCCTTACAGGATCCGGGAGGTTGAATGTCATGGTGGACTTCGATCCGGTGCCCCCCGTGCACCCCAGCTGGCCCAGCCGGCCGGTACCCGAGGAGGGCGACGAGAAGGGCAGGTATCCGCGCTCACCCACACCCGAGCCCAGGGACGAGGACGAGGAACAGGCACCGGAGGAGGAGACACCCCGGCGTCCGCCTGCCGATGATTCAACCGGCCGTAACATAGACGAGTACGTATGAGCACACCCCTGATGCTGGTGGCCGTTGCGGCCCTGATTTGCGCCGCCATGGCCGCGGGTATAGCCCTGTGGGCCATGGCCCGGGTGCGCCGTCTCGGCCGCCGGGTGATGATCCAGGAGACCGCCCTGCTGTCCCTGCGCGGTGCGCTGAGCGCGGTGTGCTCCAGCGAGATGGCCACCGACCAGAGACAGGCAGAGGTGGAGCGCCGGCTCCGCCAGCTGGCCGAACAGCAGGAACAGCTGCTGCTGCGGGATCCCGACCAGGGTCCCTACCAGCATGCCATGCGCCTGGCCACCCAGGGCGCCAGCCGCGAGGAACTCATGAAGACCTGCGGCCTGACCCGCGGCGAGGCAGACCTGCTGCTTGCCCTGCATGGCGGCAGCGGAGTTGCCCGTAAGGGGTGATGCATAAGCTTTGAGTTGGTCCGATGGGCGCGCTGCGCTTCGCCCATCCTACCAAGCACTCCTCACTCCTCATTCCTCACTTCTCACTCCTCACTTCTCACTTCTCACTTCTGTAGGGCGTTCTCCCGCTCAGGAAATATACGAACGCCAGCACCTCGGCGACCGCCACGTAGAGGTTTTCCGGGATCTCGTCGCCCAGGGGGACCTGGGAGAGTGCCGCAGTGAGCAGGGCATCCTCGTGCACGGGCACATCGTGTTCTCGGGCAATCTCCAGGATGCGTTCGGCCACCTGGCCGACGCCGCTGGCGGTGACGCGGGGGGCATTGCGGCCGCTGTAGTGCAGGGCCACGGCCTTGCGGGGTGGTTTGCGGCGTTCGCTCATGCGTGATCGTCCAGCAGGGGGCGCTGGGGTCTGGCCTCGGCCGGGGCAGGCGGGATGCCGGCATGGCAGCCCAGGTCCTTGACCTCGAGGCTGCGGTTTTCCAGGGATTCCATCAGGCGCGGCAGCTCGGCGCGGATGCGTCCCACGGTCGCTTCGTTCTCCGCCCACAGTTGGGTGCGCACCTGGTCGCCGGTGACAGCGATGCGCACCCGCACGGGGCCCAGTTCCGGCAGGTCCAGGGCGAACTCGGCCCGCCAGGTGCCCTGTTCTTCCGCTTCCGGCTGATCCGGTTCCCGTTCCAGTAGCAGGTGCACCAGGTCGATGCCATTGCCGCTGCGCAGGGGTAGTTCCATCAGCCAGCGGG containing:
- a CDS encoding chemotaxis protein CheW; the encoded protein is MKQEAKASARGPTAQYVTFRLAEETYAINVMQVQEVLRVSEIAPVPGAPHYVLGIVNLRGNVVTVIDARRRLGLEPREPDDASRVVIIEVSNQVVGILVDSVAEVIELGTAEIEPAPNVGNDESSKYIQGVASRDGELTIVVDLNKLLSEEEWAEMASL
- a CDS encoding chemotaxis protein CheW, with protein sequence MNPQRDPVLLDEREALIRYLDSLLQEIPEAPQEAEPQTRTEMPVSQPAAVAPVREAPPVAEVRTEVPAPVQAPVVEPAPAQVPSPEAGPPEWGRERFQCLGLRLAGLTLAVPLVKLNGIIEMPEEITPMPGHQPWFLGLVKHLDRQVKVVDIARIVLPEGREYAPIEARHVVLMDDSRWGIACEGITEVMTLEPDAVRWRSSRGKRPWLAGTVIEQMCAILDVDILARDLATGQWSVSAAPAQARRR
- a CDS encoding EscU/YscU/HrcU family type III secretion system export apparatus switch protein, which produces MSERRKPPRKAVALHYSGRNAPRVTASGVGQVAERILEIAREHDVPVHEDALLTAALSQVPLGDEIPENLYVAVAEVLAFVYFLSGRTPYRSEK
- a CDS encoding ParA family protein, which gives rise to MRVWAVANQKGGVGKTTTAVSLGGLLAARGENTLLVDLDPHGSLTAYFGMDPESGTAGVYDLFRQTTAGSVHPETLVHETRFPHLHVMPASTAMATLDRQLGGREGMGLVLHRALTAMSDRFDTVILDCPPMLGVLMVNALAACNRLLIPVQTETLALKGLERMLHTLDMIQRSRRMKMDYLVVPTMFDRRTRASVQSLRKLRAEHADTLWEGMVPVDTLFREASTAGIPLPLMQPDARGVEAYDWLLRRLERDEKQHRAAS
- a CDS encoding DUF2802 domain-containing protein, encoding MSTPLMLVAVAALICAAMAAGIALWAMARVRRLGRRVMIQETALLSLRGALSAVCSSEMATDQRQAEVERRLRQLAEQQEQLLLRDPDQGPYQHAMRLATQGASREELMKTCGLTRGEADLLLALHGGSGVARKG